From one Chryseobacterium sp. 3008163 genomic stretch:
- a CDS encoding ferritin, whose protein sequence is MVSEKIAQLINEQIAHEQYAAQYYLSMSAWFSAKDLDGIANYFRVQCKEELMHADKMFDFLNDVGGQIIIGEIAKPPYEFNDAVDIFEKALEHEKKVTKSIFNIVKNANDEGDFATTSFLQWFINEQVEEEASASQYVTKIKMVCDNPSALYLFDQELSQRVFVPDTKA, encoded by the coding sequence ATGGTAAGCGAAAAAATAGCACAGTTAATAAACGAACAAATAGCTCACGAGCAATATGCTGCTCAATATTATCTTTCAATGTCTGCATGGTTTTCTGCAAAAGATCTTGATGGAATTGCCAATTACTTCAGAGTTCAATGTAAAGAAGAATTGATGCATGCAGATAAAATGTTTGATTTTCTAAACGATGTAGGAGGTCAAATCATCATTGGTGAAATTGCAAAACCACCTTATGAATTTAATGATGCAGTTGATATTTTTGAAAAAGCTCTAGAGCATGAAAAAAAAGTAACAAAGAGTATTTTTAATATCGTAAAAAATGCAAATGATGAGGGAGATTTCGCAACAACTTCTTTCTTACAATGGTTCATCAACGAGCAAGTGGAAGAGGAAGCGAGTGCATCTCAGTATGTAACCAAAATTAAAATGGTTTGTGATAATCCATCAGCTTTATATCTATTTGATCAAGAGCTGTCACAGAGAGTTTTTGTACCAGATACGAAGGCTTAG
- a CDS encoding 4-alpha-glucanotransferase, whose translation MKLYFNVGYRAKVGENLQLVISENGNASKIHAMFYTEDGFWKSEVDYFSKSISYHYQLVDDKNNVVRQEFVSHELGFPHNYKEFLIFDQWNNKNFPENYLNNKILHNKLNQFVPKKLSVLKKHSHLFRIEAPVYNPNWEIVLFGNAESLGNWDYNKAVHLSQTDFGIWETSVEISENHLIQYKYAIFDKVAGKVFDVESGENRYTIPNLQKDVLQICADHYFKFKSYQMYHDAGVAIPVFSLRSEDGFGVGEFSDLKKLADWADETSLGIIQILPINDTTANYSWTDSYPYAAVSVYALHPQYISIQNLDYKLPKELVEEFKAEKAELNSLELIDYEKMISSKWKYLKAVFNLEKEKIYKDRNFKKFLKDNESWLLPYSAFCVLRDKYKTPNFNNWKTHKKYIAGKIAPFFSVKSKDYDASMLHAWVQFQLHQQLKDAVDYIHSLGVSLKGDLPIGIYRHSVEAWTEPELFGMDFQAGAPPDQFTELGQNWEFPTYDWDAMKADDFQWWKNRFKALEQYFDAMRIDHILGFFRIWRMPISATQGILGYFYPAIPVVLEEFKARHIPFDFDRYCKPFINDMILWNYFGEQSNKALEFLNNNLDGTYSFKEEFDTQRKLADYFKKKTAGSIEEQLIALCANVLFLTEERDEQTVYHPRFNAFKTESYKYLSDWEKKAIYELYQDYFFKRQDFMWKEKAMEKLPVILNSTKMLICGEDLGMVPDCVPEVMDELAIVALKVQRMPSEQIPFYNPKNAGYLNVVTASSHDSSTLRQWWKENAELTQRFYNQQLMQYGKAPENLEPHLAEIIMKQHLYNDAMLAIFPIQEFFATDEKLTNPNMDDERINNPSVFPHYWRYRMHLNVENLTGNTSFNHKISDWIKDSGRA comes from the coding sequence ATGAAATTATATTTTAACGTTGGCTATCGTGCAAAAGTTGGTGAAAATCTGCAGTTGGTGATTAGCGAAAATGGCAATGCGTCTAAAATTCACGCCATGTTTTATACAGAAGATGGCTTTTGGAAAAGTGAAGTAGATTATTTTTCAAAATCAATTTCTTACCATTATCAGCTTGTTGACGATAAAAATAATGTCGTAAGACAAGAATTTGTTTCGCATGAATTAGGTTTTCCTCATAACTACAAAGAGTTTTTGATTTTTGATCAGTGGAACAACAAAAATTTTCCTGAAAATTATCTCAACAACAAAATATTACATAATAAACTGAATCAGTTTGTTCCGAAAAAGTTATCTGTTCTTAAGAAGCATAGTCATTTATTCAGAATTGAAGCGCCTGTTTATAACCCTAACTGGGAAATTGTTTTGTTTGGAAATGCAGAATCTTTGGGGAATTGGGATTACAACAAAGCCGTTCATCTTTCTCAAACCGATTTTGGTATTTGGGAAACATCTGTAGAGATTTCTGAAAATCATTTAATTCAATATAAATATGCAATTTTTGATAAAGTTGCAGGAAAAGTTTTTGATGTAGAAAGTGGAGAAAACAGGTACACGATTCCTAATCTTCAGAAAGATGTTTTGCAAATTTGTGCAGATCATTATTTTAAATTTAAATCTTATCAAATGTACCACGATGCGGGAGTTGCTATTCCTGTATTCTCTTTGCGAAGTGAAGATGGTTTTGGAGTAGGTGAATTTTCAGATTTAAAAAAACTGGCTGATTGGGCCGATGAAACTTCATTAGGAATTATTCAGATTTTACCAATTAATGATACCACCGCAAACTATTCTTGGACAGATTCTTATCCTTATGCTGCAGTTTCTGTGTATGCTTTACATCCGCAGTATATTTCAATTCAAAATTTAGATTACAAATTACCTAAAGAATTAGTTGAAGAATTTAAAGCTGAAAAAGCGGAATTAAATTCTTTGGAGTTAATTGATTATGAAAAGATGATTTCTTCTAAATGGAAATATCTGAAAGCAGTTTTTAATCTCGAAAAAGAAAAAATTTATAAAGACCGAAACTTTAAAAAGTTCTTGAAAGATAATGAAAGCTGGCTTTTACCTTATTCTGCTTTCTGTGTGTTGAGAGATAAATATAAAACACCGAATTTCAACAATTGGAAAACTCATAAGAAATACATCGCCGGAAAAATAGCTCCTTTTTTCTCTGTTAAAAGTAAAGATTATGACGCTTCAATGTTGCATGCTTGGGTACAGTTTCAACTTCATCAACAACTGAAAGATGCTGTCGACTATATTCATAGTTTAGGAGTTTCTTTAAAGGGAGATTTACCAATAGGTATTTACAGACATTCTGTAGAAGCATGGACTGAGCCAGAATTATTCGGAATGGATTTTCAGGCCGGTGCACCGCCAGATCAGTTTACAGAACTTGGGCAAAACTGGGAATTCCCGACTTATGATTGGGATGCCATGAAAGCTGACGATTTCCAATGGTGGAAAAACAGATTCAAAGCCTTGGAGCAATATTTTGATGCGATGAGAATTGACCATATTCTCGGGTTTTTCAGAATCTGGAGGATGCCGATTTCTGCAACGCAAGGGATTTTAGGGTATTTTTACCCGGCTATTCCTGTTGTCTTGGAAGAATTTAAAGCAAGGCATATTCCTTTTGATTTCGACAGATACTGTAAACCGTTTATCAACGATATGATTCTTTGGAATTATTTCGGAGAGCAAAGTAATAAGGCTTTAGAATTTTTAAATAATAATTTAGACGGAACGTATTCATTCAAAGAAGAATTTGATACTCAAAGAAAGCTTGCAGACTATTTCAAGAAAAAAACTGCGGGTTCTATAGAAGAACAATTGATTGCGCTTTGTGCCAATGTTTTGTTTTTAACTGAGGAAAGAGATGAGCAAACGGTGTATCATCCGAGATTTAATGCATTTAAAACTGAATCGTATAAATATCTTTCAGATTGGGAGAAAAAGGCAATTTATGAATTGTATCAGGATTATTTCTTCAAGAGACAAGATTTTATGTGGAAAGAAAAGGCAATGGAAAAGCTTCCGGTCATTTTAAACTCTACAAAAATGTTGATTTGCGGAGAAGATTTAGGAATGGTTCCGGATTGTGTTCCTGAAGTGATGGATGAATTGGCGATTGTTGCTTTGAAAGTTCAGAGAATGCCATCAGAACAGATTCCTTTTTACAATCCTAAAAATGCAGGTTATCTGAATGTGGTCACAGCTTCATCTCACGACAGCTCAACGTTGCGACAGTGGTGGAAAGAAAATGCTGAATTAACTCAGCGATTTTATAATCAGCAATTGATGCAGTATGGTAAAGCTCCTGAGAATTTAGAACCTCATTTGGCTGAAATCATTATGAAACAACATCTGTACAATGATGCGATGCTTGCAATTTTTCCGATTCAGGAATTCTTTGCAACAGATGAAAAATTGACGAATCCCAATATGGACGATGAGAGAATTAATAATCCTTCAGTATTTCCTCATTATTGGCGATACAGAATGCATTTAAATGTAGAAAATTTAACGGGAAATACATCTTTCAACCATAAAATTTCAGATTGGATCAAAGACAGTGGTCGTGCTTAA
- a CDS encoding T9SS type A sorting domain-containing protein, with the protein MKKHLFPILLLLLGNTVNAQQDFFALAGKDSPRIEFSDFRAMNGDGTSGQSIFGVSSEAHVISQERKAAVTEDKTSYNHAQSMTLAALAYDSSGNNLVYMPMFSSNVYVLNQKTKEITLVENKAATVTSCDINSHITRMTTGYDGNIYAINNAGTQFIQISKKNNQYIVNDLGIIKDDAANGKNSFTAMETGFGGDMIADGDNNFYVFSTAGNVFKVSTKELKAKFVGKISGLPETYSVNGAAVNSKGKVVIASAKGAALYELSLDNLEAKQLPGETNLHIYDLASKYFVNDRAASATVFANLDVYPTKVDEHFIYVNVNDKSVNGNIKVNVFDLSGKAVLTQRLSVKDGQLNQQVDLKNLVSGSYLVNITNEAGKALLNKKILVTE; encoded by the coding sequence ATGAAAAAACATTTATTCCCTATTCTTCTCTTATTACTTGGAAATACAGTTAATGCACAGCAAGATTTTTTTGCGCTGGCAGGTAAAGATTCTCCAAGAATTGAGTTCAGCGATTTCCGCGCAATGAATGGTGACGGAACTTCCGGTCAAAGTATTTTTGGTGTTTCTTCTGAAGCCCATGTAATTTCTCAGGAAAGAAAAGCAGCAGTTACAGAAGATAAAACGTCATACAACCATGCTCAGTCGATGACTTTGGCAGCTTTGGCTTATGATTCTTCTGGTAATAATTTGGTATATATGCCGATGTTTTCCTCTAATGTTTACGTTTTAAATCAAAAAACGAAGGAAATTACATTGGTAGAAAATAAGGCTGCCACAGTAACATCTTGTGATATCAATTCTCACATTACCCGAATGACCACCGGTTATGATGGAAATATTTATGCCATCAACAATGCTGGAACACAGTTTATTCAGATTAGTAAAAAGAACAATCAGTACATTGTAAACGACCTTGGAATTATCAAAGATGATGCTGCAAATGGGAAGAATTCTTTCACAGCTATGGAAACCGGATTTGGCGGAGATATGATTGCTGACGGAGATAATAATTTCTATGTATTCTCAACTGCAGGAAACGTTTTTAAAGTTTCAACTAAAGAATTAAAGGCAAAATTTGTAGGCAAAATATCAGGGCTTCCTGAAACATATTCTGTAAACGGAGCAGCCGTGAATTCTAAAGGTAAAGTGGTGATTGCAAGTGCAAAAGGAGCTGCATTATACGAGCTAAGCCTTGACAATCTTGAAGCAAAACAACTTCCGGGCGAAACTAACCTGCATATTTACGATTTAGCAAGTAAGTATTTTGTCAATGACAGAGCAGCTTCTGCAACTGTTTTTGCTAATTTAGATGTATATCCGACGAAAGTTGACGAGCATTTCATCTACGTTAATGTGAATGACAAATCGGTAAATGGAAACATCAAAGTAAATGTTTTTGATCTGTCAGGAAAAGCTGTTTTGACGCAGAGATTATCTGTAAAAGATGGTCAATTAAACCAGCAGGTTGATCTTAAAAATTTAGTAAGTGGTTCATACCTCGTCAATATTACAAATGAAGCTGGTAAAGCTTTATTGAATAAAAAAATTCTTGTAACAGAATAA
- the cysS gene encoding cysteine--tRNA ligase: MQLKIYNSLTAEKEIFNPILEGNVGMYVCGPTVYSNVHLGNVRTFLSFDFIYRSLMHLGYKVRYVRNITDAGHLTDDGDVNNDRFVKQTRLEKLEPMEIVQKYTVDFHKVLEMFNLLPPNIEPTATGHIVEQIELTQKLIEKGFAYESNGSVYFDVLEYNKRGLNYGELSKRNIEELFANTRDLDGQGEKKNPQDFALWKKASPAHIMRWNSPWGEGFPGWHLECTAMSTKYLGDKFDIHGGGMDLKFPHHECEIAQGKACNDVEPVNYWMHANMLTMNSQRMSKSTGNYILPKQLVSGDNDFFEKPFHPTIVRFCFLQAHYRSVLDISNDAMIASEKGFTRLMEAIKILNSITPNDQKESGFNLKEWKTKAYDALTDDFNSPVLIAHLFEAVKFIFALKDEKETVSTEDLAELKSTLNALIFDVLGLQAIEENNNEKLDQTLQVLIELRNQARKSKNFELSDQIRDKLLAEGIELKDGRDGTSYVLN; this comes from the coding sequence ATGCAACTAAAAATATACAATTCGCTTACAGCGGAAAAAGAAATATTCAATCCAATTTTAGAAGGAAATGTAGGAATGTACGTTTGTGGACCGACGGTTTACAGCAATGTGCATTTAGGAAATGTGCGAACTTTCCTTTCTTTTGATTTTATCTACAGAAGCTTAATGCATTTGGGCTACAAAGTACGATATGTAAGAAATATTACTGATGCAGGACATTTAACGGATGATGGTGACGTCAACAACGACCGTTTTGTTAAACAAACTCGTCTGGAGAAATTAGAACCTATGGAAATCGTTCAAAAATACACTGTTGATTTTCATAAAGTTTTGGAGATGTTTAATCTTCTTCCTCCGAATATTGAACCTACAGCAACAGGTCACATTGTAGAACAAATCGAATTGACTCAGAAATTAATCGAAAAAGGTTTTGCTTACGAAAGTAACGGTTCGGTTTATTTTGATGTTTTAGAGTACAATAAAAGAGGGCTGAACTACGGCGAACTGTCAAAGCGTAATATTGAAGAACTTTTTGCAAATACAAGAGATCTTGACGGACAAGGGGAAAAGAAAAACCCACAGGATTTTGCGCTTTGGAAAAAAGCTTCCCCAGCACATATCATGCGTTGGAATTCACCTTGGGGAGAAGGTTTCCCCGGATGGCATCTTGAATGTACAGCAATGAGTACGAAGTATCTTGGTGACAAATTCGACATTCACGGTGGTGGAATGGATTTGAAATTCCCTCACCACGAATGTGAAATAGCACAAGGGAAAGCTTGCAACGATGTAGAACCGGTGAATTACTGGATGCACGCCAATATGCTGACGATGAATTCTCAGCGTATGAGTAAGTCTACAGGGAATTATATTTTACCTAAACAATTGGTTTCAGGAGATAATGATTTCTTCGAAAAACCTTTTCATCCTACAATCGTTCGTTTCTGCTTTCTACAGGCACATTATAGAAGTGTTTTAGATATTTCTAATGACGCAATGATCGCCAGCGAAAAAGGATTTACAAGATTAATGGAGGCAATTAAAATATTAAATTCAATTACTCCAAATGACCAGAAAGAATCTGGTTTTAATCTTAAAGAATGGAAAACCAAGGCTTATGACGCTTTAACAGATGATTTCAATTCACCAGTTTTGATTGCGCATTTATTTGAAGCCGTAAAATTTATTTTTGCTTTAAAAGATGAAAAAGAAACGGTTTCAACTGAAGATTTAGCAGAGTTAAAATCAACTTTAAATGCTTTGATATTTGATGTATTAGGTCTTCAAGCAATTGAGGAAAACAATAATGAAAAGTTAGACCAAACTTTGCAAGTTTTAATCGAACTGAGAAATCAGGCTAGAAAATCTAAAAACTTTGAACTTTCAGACCAAATCAGAGACAAGCTTTTGGCTGAAGGTATTGAGCTGAAAGACGGCAGAGACGGAACTTCTTATGTTTTGAATTAG
- a CDS encoding DinB family protein produces MDYQILKNIINEELHRFENISEEEWSHKISPEKWSKKEILGHLCDSALSNIRRFVITQYKEKDNIVYDQNFWVKAQNYQNIPTLDIFNLWKFLNFQIVHTVENIPDEALQRTCDMTKVEPQVFTLEFIIKDYIDHLQHHLKAI; encoded by the coding sequence ATGGATTATCAGATACTTAAAAATATAATAAACGAAGAACTTCATAGATTTGAAAACATTTCTGAAGAAGAATGGTCGCATAAAATTTCACCTGAAAAATGGTCAAAAAAAGAAATTTTAGGTCATCTTTGTGATAGCGCTTTATCGAATATCAGAAGATTTGTAATCACTCAGTATAAAGAAAAAGACAATATTGTTTATGACCAGAATTTTTGGGTGAAAGCTCAGAATTATCAGAATATTCCGACTTTAGATATTTTCAATTTGTGGAAATTTCTGAATTTTCAAATTGTACATACAGTCGAAAATATTCCTGATGAAGCTTTGCAGAGAACTTGTGACATGACAAAAGTTGAGCCTCAGGTTTTTACCTTAGAATTTATTATCAAAGACTATATTGATCATCTACAACATCATTTAAAAGCTATTTAG
- the folE gene encoding GTP cyclohydrolase I FolE, whose product MVDFTDNDDDIFTGKEHTPIREDAFEKSPQEKIEKITQLFGEIMETLGLDMTDDSLKDSPKRVAKMYVNEIFGGLLPENKPGISTFSNKYKYRQMLVEKDITVYSFCEHHFLPIIGRAHVAYISSGDVIGLSKINRIVDYYAKRPQVQERLTMQIVDALKDALGTQNVACIIDAKHLCVNCRGIKDTASSTITAELSGIFRTNPITRQEFLHYVGSHAKLDY is encoded by the coding sequence ATGGTTGATTTTACCGATAACGATGATGATATTTTCACAGGGAAAGAGCATACGCCGATTCGTGAAGATGCTTTTGAGAAATCGCCACAGGAGAAAATAGAAAAAATTACCCAGCTTTTTGGAGAAATCATGGAAACTCTTGGTCTTGATATGACCGACGATTCTTTGAAGGATTCTCCAAAACGTGTTGCTAAAATGTATGTAAATGAAATTTTTGGAGGACTTCTTCCAGAAAATAAACCTGGAATTTCTACATTTTCAAATAAATACAAATACCGCCAGATGTTGGTAGAAAAAGACATCACGGTTTACTCATTTTGCGAACATCACTTTTTGCCAATCATCGGAAGAGCGCATGTTGCTTATATTTCAAGCGGTGATGTGATCGGACTTTCTAAAATCAACAGAATTGTAGATTATTACGCAAAAAGACCACAGGTTCAGGAAAGGTTGACGATGCAGATTGTTGATGCTTTGAAAGATGCTCTAGGAACTCAGAATGTTGCTTGTATTATTGATGCAAAACATCTTTGCGTGAATTGCAGAGGAATAAAAGACACCGCAAGTTCTACGATTACTGCGGAATTAAGCGGGATTTTCAGAACCAATCCTATTACGAGACAAGAGTTTCTACATTATGTAGGAAGTCATGCTAAACTTGATTATTAG
- the metF gene encoding methylenetetrahydrofolate reductase [NAD(P)H], which translates to MKITDHIKNANGKTLFSLEVVPPQKGIGIEDLYTNIDPLMEFKPPFIDVTTSREEYIYIDKGNGLMERRITRMRPGTLGICAAIQHKYNVDTVPHLLCGGFTKEETEYLLVDCMYLGIDNIMALRGDAMKGHQYFEATPGGHASAMDLVNQINNLGRGKYLHDDQACDDHNKFCIGVAGYPEKHMEAPSMNYDLKWLKQKVDAGADYIVTQMFFDNKKYIEFVTKAREMGITVPIIPGIKPIATKKHLKLLPQVFKIDLPEDLINAVESAKNNEAVKQIGVEWAISQCKELLDFGVPVLHFYSMGKSDNIKKVAGELF; encoded by the coding sequence ATGAAAATCACAGATCATATAAAAAACGCCAACGGCAAAACCTTATTTTCTTTAGAGGTTGTTCCACCTCAAAAAGGAATCGGGATTGAAGATTTATATACTAACATCGACCCTTTAATGGAATTTAAACCACCATTTATCGACGTAACGACTTCAAGAGAAGAATATATTTACATCGACAAAGGAAATGGTTTAATGGAACGTCGTATTACAAGAATGCGTCCCGGAACTTTGGGGATTTGTGCGGCTATTCAGCATAAATATAATGTTGATACCGTTCCGCACTTACTTTGTGGTGGGTTTACGAAAGAAGAAACAGAATATCTTTTGGTAGACTGTATGTATTTGGGAATCGACAACATTATGGCACTTCGTGGGGATGCGATGAAAGGGCATCAGTATTTTGAAGCGACTCCCGGAGGTCACGCAAGTGCGATGGATTTGGTAAACCAGATCAATAATTTGGGAAGAGGGAAATATCTTCATGACGATCAGGCTTGTGATGATCACAACAAATTCTGCATCGGTGTTGCGGGTTATCCTGAAAAACACATGGAAGCTCCGTCAATGAATTACGATCTGAAATGGCTGAAACAAAAAGTAGATGCAGGTGCAGATTACATCGTAACCCAAATGTTTTTTGATAATAAAAAATATATCGAGTTTGTTACTAAAGCCCGTGAAATGGGAATTACTGTTCCAATTATTCCAGGAATTAAACCGATTGCTACAAAAAAACATTTGAAACTATTGCCTCAGGTTTTCAAAATAGATTTACCCGAAGATTTAATCAATGCTGTAGAAAGTGCAAAAAATAATGAAGCCGTAAAACAAATCGGTGTAGAGTGGGCAATCAGCCAATGCAAAGAATTGCTTGATTTTGGCGTTCCCGTCCTGCATTTTTACTCTATGGGTAAAAGTGATAATATTAAAAAAGTGGCTGGAGAGCTGTTTTAA
- the metH gene encoding methionine synthase: MKYLKLSGLEPLIITPESNFINVGERTNVAGSKKFLRLIKEEKFSEALDIARDQVDGGAQILDVNFDDGLIDGKASMIKFLNLIGSEPDISKIPIMVDSSKWEILEAGLQVVQGKCVVNSISLKEGKEEFVKHAKAIKRYGAAVIVMAFDEVGQADNYERRLEITQRSYDILVNEVKFPAEDIIFDLNIFPVATGMDEHRRNAIDFIEATRWVRQNLPYASVSGGVSNVSFSFRGNDTVREAMHSVFLYHAIQAGMNIGIVNPALLEVYDQINKELLELVEDVILDKREDATERLLDYSERNKSIKKEKVEELEWRTYPLQERITHSLVKGIDRFIEEDVEEARLQSARPLHVIEVNLMTGMGVVGDLFGAGKMFLPQVVKSARVMKRAVAYLQPFIEAEKDVAQKPNGKILMATVKGDVHDIGKNIVSVVLGCNNYDIVDLGVMVPAEKIIQAAIDHNVDVIGLSGLITPSLDEMVYIASELERQNLNFPLLIGGATTSKAHTAVKIDLKYKNAVVHVNDASRAVNVVSSLLGDRNKEYVDDLKSDYSDFREKFLNRQVDKNYVSIEDARKDKFKIDWENEEIFTPNNLGIQVFENQDLEELIPFIDWSPFFRSWDLHGKYPNIFDDEVVGEQAKELFADGQKILKKIVNEKLLVAKAIFGIFKANSNETDDILIYDENDQEKVKFLTLRQQVQKSKGKDYIALSDFIAPQSSGKTDYMGAFCVCTGFGTDELSDQYEKDNDDYNAIMVKAIADRFAEAYAEFLHKKVRTEYWGYANQENLSNEDLIAEKYKGIRPAPGYPACPDHLEKHAIWDLLKVEENIGVYLTESLAMFPTAAVSGYYFGSPHAKYFGLGKISEDQLKEYSVRKGISLKEARKWLNPNLADGI; encoded by the coding sequence ATGAAATATTTAAAATTATCAGGCCTCGAGCCTTTGATTATAACTCCCGAAAGTAATTTCATCAATGTTGGTGAAAGAACAAATGTTGCCGGATCCAAAAAGTTTTTAAGGTTAATTAAAGAAGAGAAATTTTCTGAAGCTTTAGATATTGCAAGAGATCAGGTGGATGGCGGTGCGCAAATTCTTGATGTGAATTTTGATGACGGTCTGATTGATGGGAAAGCTTCCATGATTAAATTCCTGAATCTCATCGGTTCCGAACCGGATATTTCCAAAATCCCAATCATGGTCGATTCTTCCAAATGGGAAATTCTGGAGGCAGGACTTCAAGTTGTTCAGGGGAAATGCGTGGTGAATTCCATCAGTTTAAAAGAAGGGAAAGAAGAGTTTGTAAAACACGCCAAAGCCATCAAAAGATACGGAGCGGCGGTTATCGTTATGGCTTTTGATGAAGTCGGACAAGCCGATAATTATGAAAGAAGACTAGAAATCACGCAAAGATCTTATGATATTTTGGTCAATGAAGTTAAATTTCCTGCCGAAGATATTATTTTCGATTTAAATATATTCCCCGTTGCGACAGGAATGGACGAACACCGTCGTAACGCAATCGATTTCATTGAAGCAACACGTTGGGTTCGTCAAAATCTTCCGTACGCTTCGGTGAGCGGAGGTGTTTCCAATGTATCCTTCTCTTTCCGCGGAAATGATACGGTACGTGAAGCGATGCACTCGGTTTTTCTTTATCACGCAATTCAGGCGGGGATGAATATTGGTATTGTAAATCCTGCATTGCTGGAGGTTTATGATCAGATTAATAAAGAACTTCTCGAACTGGTAGAAGATGTAATTCTCGATAAAAGAGAAGATGCTACCGAGCGACTTTTAGATTATTCTGAAAGAAATAAATCGATTAAAAAAGAAAAAGTTGAAGAACTCGAATGGCGTACTTATCCTCTGCAGGAGAGAATCACCCATTCTTTGGTGAAGGGAATTGACCGTTTTATAGAAGAAGATGTAGAAGAAGCCAGATTGCAGTCGGCAAGACCTCTTCACGTGATCGAAGTCAATCTGATGACAGGAATGGGGGTAGTTGGAGATTTATTTGGTGCAGGAAAAATGTTTCTTCCGCAAGTGGTAAAATCCGCCCGTGTAATGAAAAGAGCGGTGGCATATCTGCAACCATTTATTGAAGCGGAAAAAGATGTAGCTCAGAAACCCAACGGAAAAATTTTGATGGCAACCGTAAAAGGAGACGTTCACGATATCGGAAAAAATATTGTGAGTGTAGTTTTGGGTTGTAACAATTACGATATTGTCGATTTGGGAGTGATGGTTCCTGCCGAGAAAATTATTCAGGCAGCGATCGATCATAATGTAGATGTCATCGGTTTGAGCGGATTAATTACGCCAAGTTTAGATGAAATGGTGTACATCGCCTCAGAATTGGAAAGACAAAACTTAAATTTTCCATTATTAATAGGTGGTGCAACAACTTCAAAAGCGCATACTGCCGTAAAGATTGATTTAAAATATAAAAATGCAGTTGTTCACGTGAATGATGCTTCCAGAGCGGTGAACGTGGTAAGTTCATTACTGGGAGACCGAAATAAAGAATACGTAGATGATCTGAAAAGTGATTATTCAGATTTCAGAGAAAAATTCCTGAACAGGCAAGTTGATAAAAACTACGTTTCCATCGAAGATGCCCGAAAAGATAAGTTTAAAATTGATTGGGAGAACGAAGAAATTTTTACGCCAAATAATTTAGGAATTCAGGTTTTTGAAAATCAGGATTTGGAAGAGTTGATTCCATTCATCGACTGGTCGCCGTTTTTCAGAAGTTGGGATCTGCATGGGAAATATCCGAATATTTTTGACGATGAAGTTGTAGGTGAACAGGCAAAAGAATTATTTGCAGATGGTCAGAAAATTTTAAAGAAAATTGTTAATGAAAAACTATTGGTTGCCAAAGCGATCTTTGGAATTTTCAAAGCCAATTCAAACGAAACTGATGACATTTTAATTTATGATGAAAATGATCAGGAAAAGGTTAAGTTTTTAACGCTGAGACAGCAGGTTCAGAAATCAAAAGGCAAAGATTATATCGCATTGAGTGATTTTATTGCGCCTCAGAGCTCAGGAAAAACCGACTACATGGGTGCTTTCTGTGTATGCACAGGTTTTGGAACAGATGAATTATCTGATCAGTATGAAAAAGATAACGACGATTACAATGCGATCATGGTCAAAGCAATTGCCGACCGTTTTGCCGAAGCTTACGCAGAATTTTTACATAAAAAAGTACGTACAGAATATTGGGGTTACGCCAATCAGGAAAATTTAAGCAACGAAGATTTAATTGCCGAAAAATACAAAGGAATTCGTCCAGCTCCCGGCTATCCAGCTTGTCCAGACCATTTGGAAAAACACGCAATTTGGGATTTGTTGAAAGTGGAAGAAAACATCGGTGTTTATCTTACTGAAAGTTTGGCAATGTTCCCGACAGCAGCCGTTTCAGGATATTATTTTGGAAGTCCTCACGCCAAGTATTTCGGTTTAGGAAAAATTTCAGAAGATCAATTAAAAGAATATTCTGTAAGAAAGGGAATTTCTTTGAAGGAAGCGAGAAAATGGCTGAACCCGAATTTAGCAGACGGAATTTAG